One Schistocerca nitens isolate TAMUIC-IGC-003100 chromosome 1, iqSchNite1.1, whole genome shotgun sequence DNA segment encodes these proteins:
- the LOC126243797 gene encoding putative nuclease HARBI1, with protein MFTSVDASWPGSVHEARIWRNSDVYRILRENQCNALILGDEGYGIAPWLMTPFQNPETPDERAYNRLHSKERVIIERCFGQVKRRFPILQNKIRLAQTKIPSVIIACFVLHNIAKHVGDEDFEAPSDDDNNLPVLGEEEAANVRVRGTNKRREIVNVTRQL; from the coding sequence atgttTACGAGTGTTGATGCTTCATGGCCAGGGTCTGTACATGAAGCTAGGATATGGAGAAACTCCGATGTCTATCGTATATTGCGTGAGAACCAGTGCAACGCCCTAATTTTAGGAGACGAAGGATATGGCATTGCACCGTGGTTAATGACACCATTTCAAAATCCAGAAACACCTGATGAGAGGGCATACAACAGACTTCACTCTAAGGAAAGGGTGATAATCGAACGGTGCTTTGGACAGGTGAAAAGGCGTTTCccaattctgcaaaataaaataaggctTGCCCAAACAAAAATCCCCAGTGTGATAATAGCCTGTTTTGTTTTGCACAACATAGCAAAACATGTAGGGGATGAGGATTTTGAGGCACCTAGTGATGATGACAACAATCTTCCAGTACtgggagaagaggaagcagcaaacgtACGTGTACGTGGAACAAATAAGAGACGGGAAATTGTAAATGTAACACGACAACTGTAA